The following DNA comes from Phytohabitans rumicis.
TGCGCAGGACGACCTGTGAGCCGGCGACAAAAGAGCCAGCCACCATCCACTCCGGACGCGCGAAGCGGGCCGGGTCGCCGACCACGGTGATGTACGCCCGCAGGTCGACGTCTTCGTCCGGGGTCAGCGTCAGCTCCAGCGGGTGCCGGCCCGGGGCCAAGCGCACCGGCGCCATCGCCAGGTAGCCCTCGTCGTCGAAGGCCAGCGGGACGCCGTCGACCGTGCCGGACTTGGCGGCGGCGGCACCGACGGCGAGCCACCCGTCGACGGCGTCGCGCACGACCAGGTCGGTGCGCACGCGCACGGGCTCACCGGCGTTCGCCGGGCCGAGCGCGAGGAACTCCTCCGGCACGTGACCCTTGGGCCCGAGCGTCTCACGGTGGATCGGGTCCTTGCGGATGCCCCGCGACGTGGAGTACACCAGCGGGCCGGACGAGGACACGGCGTGCGGGCCGAAGGTGGCGTACGCCGCGCCGGTCGAGGCGCGCATCTCCCACCGCTGCACCGGCACGGCGGCACCGGCGGGGCGGGCGAAGTCACCCCACGCGTTGTCCATCGTCGGCACCAGGTCCATCGTCCACTGTGTACCGAGGTCGAGCGCGCGAGGCAAGGCCGCCGGAGGCGGAGAGGGCACCGAGGGAGCGAACACCAGCAGGGCGGCCGGGCCGCCGTCGAACGGGACCCGCACGTCCACGGCGTCGCCCACCGGCGTGCATTCCAGGGAACGCGTCCGGCCGGTGAACGGGTCGACCAGCGTGGCGTGCGGCGGGACGCCGCGCACCCGTACCGGGACGCTGTCGTGGTAGCGGCCGGGGTCGAAGTCGTACTCGGCGTCCAGCCAGCCGAGCGAGATGCCGCGCGCGTCCGGGTTACCGACGGAGACCTCGCTGGCCCTCGGCGCCACCGCCGGCACGAAGACGACGCGGACGCCGTCCACCTCGCGGACCAAGGTGGGCACCGGCGCGTCGACCGGCGGCGGCACGGCCGCGAGTACGGCGCCGAGATCATCGACGTCGCGCACGAAGTGTGCCCGGCCCGCCTCGAAGTGAGCGAGCAGAGCGCCGTGATCGGGCAGCGCGCCGACCGCGACCAGCAGGCCGCCGCCGGCCACGAACGCGTCGAGCCGCTCGGCGACCCGCCCGTCCAGCACCGTGCAGGCGGGCAGCACGATCACGCGGTACGCCTCGTCGGCGACCCGCACCCGGCCGCCCGTGACGTCGGCGCGCGCCAGCGAGTCGTCGTCGATCACGTCGGCCTCGCGGCGCAGCCGGTCCAACACACCTGGCACGGTGCGGAACCACGTCATGTCCCCCACCAGGTCCAGGTACGTCGCGTGGGCCAGCCGGGCCGCCGCGTTCGTGGCGACCTCCGTCGTGGCGGCGCCCGGCACGCCGGTGCCGGCCTGCACCGTCGTGGTGGGCAGCAGCACCGCCACGTCGCACACGTGCCGGCCCTGCGAGAGCGCCGCGCACAGCCGGGCCACCGCGCCGGCGAAGACCGGATAGTGCTTCCAGTACGGCTGGCGCCAGTCGGTCGACGGGGGCGCCCACTCCCACCAGCCGCCCTTGGTGGAGTAGTACGTGGCGTGCGGGTCGTACAGGGTGGCGCCGGCCCGCAGCCACGGCAGCAGCCAGTCGAAGGTCTCCTCCAGCGTGCCGCCCCACCCACTGGAGTGGAACGCCTCCAGCCAGGTGCGCGGGTGCCCGTACAGGTGGGCCAGCGACGCGTGCAGGCGGGCGTCGCCGTGGTGGTCCGAGCCGGGGGCGCTGAACCAGCGGTGGGTGCGGGCGTAGTCGGCGTACAGCTGGACGCCCTCGATCGGGTGGCCGGCGCGGGCCGGGTCCTGCTGGTCGCAGGCGGACAGCAGGCCGTGCCGGGCGTGCCACTCGGCGTGCGGCTTGAAGAACGCCTCCTCGGCCAGCTCGGCCCGGGTCAGGTGGTAGTCGCGGCGCACGTGGCGGCCATCGATGGAGTCCACATTCCACAGTGCCGGCAGCAGCGGCACGAGGTCGTATCCGCGGCGCCGCTCGAACTCCGCCGCGAACGTCGGCGACCACGTCGGCATCGCCGGCAGCTCGTCCTGGAACGAGCCGACGATGACGGTGCCGAGGTGGTGCCCGAGCCGCCGCTCGAACTCGCCGTGGACCCGGTCCAGCAGGGCGGCACAGGCTTGCGGCGACAGGTAGTCGAAGCCGCCGGTCTCGACCGTGCCGTCCGGGCGCAGCCACTGTCCCGCGTACGACGGCTCGGCCTCGACGATCCGGGCCGGGATGTCGGCCCCGGAGAAGCCGATCTGGTCGTAGAACCACAGCGACACGCCCAGCTCGGCGGCGTCGGCGCAGACCTGCTCCAGCGTCGCCCACCAGCCGTCGGAGAAGAACGCCGGCTGGTCCGGGTCGCTGCCGAACAGCGGCCCGGTGGCGGCCAGGTTGGTGAGCACCAGGTTGTGGATGCCACCCGCGGCGTACCGCTCCAGCTGCCAGCGCAGCCGGCGCCGGTCCAGCGGCTCGCCGCTCCACCACCAGATGGCCGTGGGCGAGAACGCGCGCGGCGGGTCGGCCAGCACCGCCGCCAGCGACTCGGGCAGGCTCATCCCTTGAGCCCGCTCGCGAAGCCCTTGATGACGTACCGCTGCAACACCAGGAACACCACCAGAATCGGGATGGCGCCGAGGACCAGCCCGGCGAAGACGAGGCCGTAGTCGGACACGTACTGGCCGACGAACGCGAAGATGCGCACCGGGACCGTCTCCTTGTCCGAGCCGGCCAGGTAGAGCAGCGGCGTGAAGAAGTCGTTCCAGATGAACACCGCGTTGAGGATCAGCACGGTCCCGGTGATCGGGCGCAGCAGCGGGAACACGATCCGGGTGTACGCCTGCAGGTGCGAGGCGCC
Coding sequences within:
- a CDS encoding glycosyl hydrolase, translated to MSLPESLAAVLADPPRAFSPTAIWWWSGEPLDRRRLRWQLERYAAGGIHNLVLTNLAATGPLFGSDPDQPAFFSDGWWATLEQVCADAAELGVSLWFYDQIGFSGADIPARIVEAEPSYAGQWLRPDGTVETGGFDYLSPQACAALLDRVHGEFERRLGHHLGTVIVGSFQDELPAMPTWSPTFAAEFERRRGYDLVPLLPALWNVDSIDGRHVRRDYHLTRAELAEEAFFKPHAEWHARHGLLSACDQQDPARAGHPIEGVQLYADYARTHRWFSAPGSDHHGDARLHASLAHLYGHPRTWLEAFHSSGWGGTLEETFDWLLPWLRAGATLYDPHATYYSTKGGWWEWAPPSTDWRQPYWKHYPVFAGAVARLCAALSQGRHVCDVAVLLPTTTVQAGTGVPGAATTEVATNAAARLAHATYLDLVGDMTWFRTVPGVLDRLRREADVIDDDSLARADVTGGRVRVADEAYRVIVLPACTVLDGRVAERLDAFVAGGGLLVAVGALPDHGALLAHFEAGRAHFVRDVDDLGAVLAAVPPPVDAPVPTLVREVDGVRVVFVPAVAPRASEVSVGNPDARGISLGWLDAEYDFDPGRYHDSVPVRVRGVPPHATLVDPFTGRTRSLECTPVGDAVDVRVPFDGGPAALLVFAPSVPSPPPAALPRALDLGTQWTMDLVPTMDNAWGDFARPAGAAVPVQRWEMRASTGAAYATFGPHAVSSSGPLVYSTSRGIRKDPIHRETLGPKGHVPEEFLALGPANAGEPVRVRTDLVVRDAVDGWLAVGAAAAKSGTVDGVPLAFDDEGYLAMAPVRLAPGRHPLELTLTPDEDVDLRAYITVVGDPARFARPEWMVAGSFVAGSQVVLRTTLAASSAVVQLAAREKCVVRVNGVEVGRQGGFEPYAEQETPRVRRYDLTAYLNPGDNELSVEYTEGSVAGAVLVDGAVRSGRHWTAARDGHPVPTLVRRRQYGDPAALHFPAAPTRCPTRTGSPGCRTTARCCPWCSPRPSRRRCSGCPSWCRPGPPRCACPRTAKWRSRWRATSWRRMPATRSR